One genomic region from Bacillota bacterium encodes:
- the rsmA gene encoding 16S rRNA (adenine(1518)-N(6)/adenine(1519)-N(6))-dimethyltransferase RsmA: MNVNRNPLLTSTGEVRRLLAEYGVRPRKSLGQNFLVAAGVLDKILEAAEVARDEAVIEIGPGVGALTRRLAGRGARVTAVEIDNRLIPLLQDVLGDLGERVRLINADALKVDYGALLSAPGDRDFKVVANLPYYITSPFVAGFLEAGHRFERMVLMVQKEVADRMAAAPGTSAYGALSVLVAYHTEADIVWRVSRHCFYPPPAVDSAVIRLVRRPSPAVSVLRPEIFFRLVRAAFGRRRKMLPNALAEVVLGLDRETWVQIIESAGLDPRARGETLTPQQFALIADACVRLGYEAPSVL; this comes from the coding sequence GTGAATGTGAACAGGAACCCGCTCTTGACCAGTACCGGCGAGGTACGCCGCCTGCTGGCGGAATACGGCGTGAGGCCCCGCAAATCATTGGGTCAGAACTTCCTGGTGGCCGCCGGAGTGTTGGACAAGATCCTGGAGGCGGCCGAGGTCGCGAGAGACGAAGCCGTGATCGAAATCGGGCCCGGCGTGGGCGCGTTGACCCGGCGTCTGGCGGGAAGAGGGGCGCGGGTGACGGCGGTCGAAATCGACAACCGCCTGATCCCGCTGCTGCAAGACGTGCTTGGCGATCTGGGGGAGCGGGTCCGCCTGATCAACGCCGACGCGCTCAAGGTGGACTACGGGGCTCTGCTGTCTGCCCCGGGTGACCGTGATTTCAAGGTGGTGGCCAACCTGCCTTACTACATCACCAGCCCGTTCGTGGCCGGCTTCCTGGAGGCCGGTCACCGCTTCGAGCGGATGGTGCTCATGGTCCAGAAGGAAGTGGCCGACCGGATGGCGGCGGCGCCCGGCACCAGCGCTTACGGGGCGCTTTCCGTTCTGGTGGCCTACCACACCGAAGCCGATATCGTCTGGCGGGTTTCCCGGCACTGCTTCTATCCCCCGCCTGCGGTGGACTCGGCCGTGATCCGCTTGGTGCGCCGCCCTTCGCCCGCGGTAAGCGTGCTGCGGCCCGAAATCTTCTTTCGCCTTGTGCGCGCCGCCTTCGGCCGTCGGCGGAAAATGCTGCCCAACGCGCTGGCGGAAGTGGTTTTGGGTCTGGACCGTGAGACCTGGGTCCAAATCATTGAAAGCGCGGGCCTCGATCCCCGCGCCCGGGGGGAAACCCTCACGCCGCAGCAGTTCGCCCTGATCGCGGACGCCTGCGTGCGGTTAGGTTACGAAGCCCCATCTGTGTTATAA
- a CDS encoding ubiquitin-like domain-containing protein, with amino-acid sequence MEWYTVPKSEYLDRPRRFRAGSRFWFLLAGLAAVLLLGWGWYAWANSVQVTLHNDGEAVAVRTSAGTVADLLARKEIAVGLQDEVTPSPDTPLSDGLAVTVLRAVPVSVRVDGREWEVFTTAQSVGRVLTDAGVELGAHDLVLPGRRAPVAAGMEVRLVRVTVALDERETAVPFGVERRPAYDMLKGETRLLVQGRPGLVRETWRVTRHDGQEFERRLESSEVVAKPQNQVLLVGTLTTVTRGAQELRFREMIRAEATAYTYTGRNTATGLAPGPGTVAVDPRVIPMGSRLYVDGYGIGRAMDVGGSIKGNRVDVFFPTRQEAVQWGRRTVDVFILE; translated from the coding sequence GTGGAATGGTATACGGTGCCAAAGTCCGAGTATCTCGACCGGCCCAGGCGGTTCCGGGCCGGCAGCCGGTTTTGGTTCTTGCTGGCCGGGTTGGCGGCGGTCCTGTTGCTGGGTTGGGGCTGGTACGCCTGGGCGAACTCGGTCCAGGTGACCCTGCATAACGATGGGGAAGCGGTGGCGGTAAGGACTTCCGCGGGCACGGTGGCCGACCTGCTGGCCAGGAAAGAGATTGCGGTCGGACTGCAGGACGAGGTTACTCCCTCGCCGGACACCCCTCTGTCTGACGGCCTGGCCGTCACGGTTCTGCGGGCGGTGCCCGTGTCCGTCCGGGTGGACGGGCGGGAGTGGGAAGTGTTCACCACCGCTCAGAGCGTGGGCCGGGTGCTCACCGACGCCGGCGTGGAGCTGGGCGCGCACGACCTGGTGCTGCCGGGCCGGCGCGCACCTGTTGCTGCCGGGATGGAGGTCCGCCTCGTCCGGGTGACCGTGGCGCTCGACGAGCGGGAAACGGCTGTTCCGTTCGGGGTGGAACGCCGGCCGGCCTACGATATGCTCAAGGGAGAGACCCGGCTGCTGGTCCAGGGCCGGCCCGGGCTGGTGCGGGAGACCTGGCGGGTGACCCGCCACGACGGGCAGGAATTCGAGCGCCGGCTGGAGAGTAGCGAGGTGGTGGCCAAGCCGCAGAACCAGGTGCTGCTGGTAGGGACGCTGACCACCGTCACGCGTGGGGCGCAGGAGTTGCGTTTCCGGGAAATGATCCGGGCCGAGGCCACGGCCTACACCTACACCGGCCGGAATACGGCGACCGGATTGGCCCCGGGACCGGGCACGGTGGCCGTCGACCCGCGGGTGATCCCCATGGGCAGCCGGCTCTACGTTGATGGTTACGGTATCGGCCGGGCCATGGACGTGGGCGGAAGCATCAAGGGCAACCGGGTGGACGTGTTTTTCCCGACCCGGCAGGAGGCGGTGCAGTGGGGACGCCGCACGGTTGATGTGTTCATTCTCGAGTAG
- the cobO gene encoding cob(I)yrinic acid a,c-diamide adenosyltransferase, with protein MGSAKRGLVLVFTGDGKGKTTAALGLALRAWGQGLRVLVIQFVKGDVETGELKAAARMDGLEVRPLGAGFVFPGDEEGLHRHREAAAAALGAARAALEGRGYEMVVLDEIFVALSLGLVTLDEVSALPDQKPEGVHLVLTGRGAPPEIVARADLVTEMREIKHHYRSGVGAQRGIEY; from the coding sequence GTGGGGAGTGCAAAGCGGGGTTTGGTGCTCGTCTTCACCGGGGACGGCAAGGGCAAGACGACCGCGGCGTTGGGCCTGGCGCTGCGCGCCTGGGGACAGGGCCTGCGGGTGCTGGTCATCCAGTTCGTCAAGGGAGATGTGGAAACCGGCGAGCTGAAAGCGGCCGCCCGGATGGACGGTTTGGAGGTCAGGCCGCTCGGGGCCGGGTTTGTATTTCCAGGCGATGAGGAAGGGTTGCACCGGCACCGGGAGGCGGCGGCGGCGGCGCTGGGCGCCGCCCGTGCCGCCCTCGAAGGGCGCGGGTACGAAATGGTGGTGCTGGACGAGATCTTCGTCGCGCTCAGCCTGGGGCTGGTGACGTTGGACGAGGTGTCGGCGCTGCCGGACCAAAAGCCGGAGGGCGTACACCTGGTGCTGACCGGGCGGGGCGCGCCGCCGGAGATCGTCGCCCGCGCCGACCTGGTGACGGAGATGCGGGAAATCAAGCACCACTACCGGAGCGGGGTGGGGGCGCAACGGGGGATCGAATACTGA
- a CDS encoding TatD family hydrolase: MLLVDTHAHLDHGRFAADRDAVLARARDAGVGLIVTVASDLASARAAVHLAERHGSVFAAVGVHPHDAAGAGPGYLDELRRLARHPRVVAVGEIGLDYHYDFSPRPVQREVMAAQLELAAEVNLPVIVHCREAFEDTCALLRDGRWPRAVMHCFSGDWAEAETFLDLGCFISLAGVVTFKGAQTLCEVAEKVPEDRLLLETDAPYLAPVPWRGRRNEPAHLRHTAEYVAGLRGLTPERLAAITTANARAFFNLPVPEGEG, encoded by the coding sequence ATGCTCTTGGTGGATACTCACGCCCACCTCGACCACGGCCGGTTTGCCGCCGACCGGGACGCCGTTCTGGCCCGGGCGAGGGACGCGGGGGTGGGCTTGATCGTCACGGTGGCGAGCGATCTTGCTTCCGCCCGGGCCGCCGTACACCTGGCCGAAAGACACGGCTCGGTGTTCGCGGCGGTGGGGGTGCACCCGCACGACGCCGCCGGGGCCGGACCGGGTTATCTGGATGAGTTGCGCCGGCTCGCCCGGCACCCCCGGGTGGTGGCGGTTGGTGAAATCGGCCTTGATTACCACTACGATTTTTCCCCCCGGCCGGTGCAGCGGGAAGTGATGGCGGCCCAACTGGAACTGGCCGCGGAAGTGAACCTGCCGGTGATTGTGCACTGCCGGGAGGCTTTTGAAGACACCTGCGCGTTGCTGCGGGACGGCCGGTGGCCGCGGGCGGTGATGCATTGTTTCAGCGGGGACTGGGCAGAAGCCGAAACGTTCCTTGACCTCGGCTGTTTTATCTCTCTGGCCGGGGTGGTCACCTTCAAGGGGGCCCAAACCCTCTGCGAAGTGGCGGAGAAGGTGCCGGAGGACCGCCTGCTTCTGGAGACCGACGCCCCCTACCTGGCGCCGGTGCCATGGCGCGGCCGCCGGAACGAGCCGGCTCATCTGCGCCACACCGCGGAATACGTCGCCGGCCTGCGGGGCCTGACCCCGGAACGGCTCGCCGCGATCACCACCGCCAACGCGCGCGCCTTCTTCAACCTGCCTGTACCTGAAGGGGAGGGGTGA
- the metG gene encoding methionine--tRNA ligase, protein MGKPPFYITTPIYYPSDNLHIGHAYTTVAADAMARFKRLTGYDVYFLTGSDEHGQKIERTAAAQGKNPQEYVDGIVAGFKRLWSRLDIDYSDFIRTTEDRHKRVVTDVFRRLYEQGDIYKSSYEGLYCTPCEAFWTDRQVADGNCPDCGRPVELVAEESYFFRQSRYAERLLAHIERNPEFIQPASRRNEVVSFIKTGLEDLCVSRTSFNWGIPVPFDPRHVIYVWVDALTNYISALNYGGEDDSLYRRYWPVDVHLVGKDIVRFHCIIWPVILMAAGIPLPKRVVGHGWLMLESGKMSKSKGNVVDPFVLVDKYGVDAIRYYLLREMVFGVDGYYSEDSLILRINVDLANDLGNLLSRTTAMIDKYLGGVIQAPGPAGGPLDRELIDLALITPGEVAGLVHELDLSAALGAIMKLVGRANKYIEETAPWALAKDLAKKQRLAGVLYNLAESYRIATVLLSPFMPGFPARVWPQLGIAGHPELHTWESLTWGRLPAGTRIARGAPLFPRLEVSK, encoded by the coding sequence TTGGGAAAGCCGCCCTTTTATATCACAACGCCCATCTACTACCCGAGCGACAACCTGCATATCGGGCACGCCTATACGACGGTGGCCGCGGACGCCATGGCCCGCTTCAAGCGGCTGACCGGTTATGACGTGTACTTTTTGACCGGCTCCGATGAACACGGTCAGAAGATCGAGCGCACGGCGGCGGCGCAGGGCAAAAACCCACAGGAATACGTCGACGGGATTGTGGCCGGTTTCAAGCGCCTCTGGTCCCGGTTGGACATCGACTACTCGGATTTCATCCGGACCACCGAGGACCGGCACAAGCGGGTGGTGACGGACGTTTTCCGCCGCCTGTACGAACAGGGCGACATCTACAAGTCCTCCTACGAAGGGCTTTACTGCACCCCTTGCGAAGCCTTCTGGACGGACCGCCAGGTCGCGGACGGAAACTGCCCCGACTGCGGGCGTCCGGTCGAGCTGGTGGCCGAGGAGAGCTACTTTTTTCGGCAGTCCCGTTACGCGGAGCGGCTGCTGGCCCACATCGAACGGAACCCTGAATTCATCCAGCCGGCTTCGCGGCGGAATGAAGTGGTCAGCTTCATCAAGACGGGCCTGGAGGACCTGTGCGTGTCCAGGACCTCGTTCAACTGGGGCATTCCAGTGCCGTTCGACCCCCGGCACGTGATTTACGTCTGGGTGGACGCGCTGACGAACTACATCTCGGCCTTGAACTACGGGGGCGAAGACGACTCGCTGTACCGGCGGTACTGGCCGGTGGACGTGCACCTGGTGGGCAAGGACATCGTCCGTTTCCATTGCATCATCTGGCCGGTCATCCTGATGGCGGCCGGCATTCCGCTGCCGAAACGGGTGGTCGGGCACGGGTGGCTGATGCTGGAAAGCGGGAAGATGTCGAAGTCCAAGGGCAATGTCGTCGACCCTTTCGTGCTTGTCGACAAGTACGGTGTGGATGCGATCCGGTACTACCTGCTGCGGGAGATGGTCTTCGGGGTCGACGGCTACTACTCCGAAGACAGCCTGATTCTGCGCATCAACGTGGACCTGGCGAACGATTTGGGCAATCTTTTAAGCCGTACTACGGCCATGATCGACAAATATCTGGGCGGGGTGATCCAGGCCCCGGGTCCGGCCGGCGGCCCGCTGGACCGGGAATTGATCGACCTGGCGCTGATCACCCCCGGCGAGGTGGCCGGACTGGTGCACGAACTCGACCTGTCGGCCGCCCTCGGGGCGATCATGAAACTGGTCGGGCGGGCGAACAAGTACATCGAGGAGACCGCGCCCTGGGCCCTGGCCAAAGACCTGGCCAAGAAACAGCGGCTGGCCGGGGTGCTGTACAACCTGGCCGAGTCCTACCGGATCGCCACCGTCCTGCTGTCTCCCTTCATGCCCGGATTCCCGGCGCGGGTGTGGCCGCAATTGGGCATCGCGGGCCATCCTGAACTGCACACGTGGGAGTCGCTCACCTGGGGCCGGCTGCCGGCGGGCACGCGCATCGCGCGCGGGGCGCCGCTTTTCCCGCGCCTTGAGGTCTCCAAGTAG
- a CDS encoding AbrB/MazE/SpoVT family DNA-binding domain-containing protein, which produces MKSTGIVRKVDELGRVVIPIELRRTLGIEEKDALEIYVDNEKIILKKYEPACVFCGNAGDVQHYRGKLVCRHCTAEMFQKAHAM; this is translated from the coding sequence TTGAAGTCGACAGGAATTGTGCGCAAGGTGGACGAGTTGGGCCGGGTGGTCATCCCGATCGAGCTCCGCAGGACTCTTGGCATCGAGGAGAAGGACGCGCTGGAAATCTACGTGGACAACGAGAAGATCATTCTCAAGAAGTACGAGCCGGCGTGTGTCTTCTGCGGCAATGCGGGTGACGTGCAGCACTACCGCGGAAAACTGGTCTGCCGCCACTGTACCGCCGAGATGTTCCAAAAAGCCCACGCCATGTAG
- the rsmI gene encoding 16S rRNA (cytidine(1402)-2'-O)-methyltransferase: MVKSGGTLYLCGTPIGNLEDVTLRMLRVLGEADLIAAEDTRHTRKLLGRYGIKTPLTSFHAHNRVRKTPELLERLRAGASVALVSDAGMPGISDPGAELVAEAARAGFNVVPVPGPSAVLTALVVSGLRTDRFVFEGFLPRRGRKRALEGLRGERRTVVLFEAPTRLHATLEDILEVLGNRMVVVARELTKQHEEVFRGTVIEAREHFTAHPPRGEFTLVLEGGAGEPVSLAPEPVSLAPEPAALAAQLAELHAAGSTRGNALREVARRHGMSRRQLYGLLVDPERSKDLPEK; the protein is encoded by the coding sequence ATGGTGAAAAGCGGGGGCACGCTTTATCTTTGCGGGACTCCCATCGGCAACCTGGAGGACGTCACCCTGCGTATGCTCCGGGTACTCGGCGAGGCCGACCTGATCGCCGCCGAAGACACCCGGCACACCAGGAAGCTGCTGGGCCGTTACGGCATCAAAACGCCGCTGACCAGTTTTCACGCCCACAACCGGGTGCGGAAAACGCCGGAGCTGCTGGAGCGGCTGCGAGCGGGGGCGTCCGTGGCCCTGGTGTCGGACGCCGGCATGCCCGGAATTTCCGATCCGGGGGCCGAACTGGTCGCCGAGGCGGCGCGTGCCGGTTTCAACGTGGTTCCGGTGCCGGGCCCGAGCGCGGTGCTCACTGCCCTGGTCGTTTCCGGCCTGCGGACGGACCGCTTTGTGTTCGAGGGGTTTTTGCCGCGCCGGGGGCGAAAGAGGGCGCTGGAAGGACTCCGCGGCGAGCGGCGCACCGTGGTCCTTTTTGAGGCGCCCACGCGGCTCCATGCGACCCTGGAAGACATCCTGGAAGTGCTGGGGAACCGGATGGTGGTGGTGGCCCGGGAACTGACCAAGCAGCACGAGGAAGTATTCCGGGGTACGGTGATTGAGGCGCGGGAGCATTTCACCGCCCACCCGCCGCGCGGGGAATTCACCCTCGTGCTCGAGGGCGGCGCCGGGGAACCGGTGTCGCTTGCTCCCGAACCGGTGTCGCTTGCTCCCGAACCGGCGGCCCTGGCGGCTCAATTGGCGGAACTGCACGCCGCGGGGTCGACGCGGGGAAACGCTCTCCGGGAGGTCGCCCGGCGGCACGGGATGAGCCGCCGGCAACTCTACGGTCTGCTTGTGGATCCGGAACGAAGTAAGGATTTGCCCGAAAAGTGA
- a CDS encoding stage 0 sporulation family protein yields MTGQLVGVQFKKTGKTYYFDPGALDLEKGAGVIVETVRGLEYGTVVIGPRPRDGEDGEQLLKPVVRKVTDEDLKCLAELQEKETRAFQIGEDKIKAHGLPMKLVGVDYTFDASKVIFYFTAEGRVDFRELVRDLASVFRTRIELRQIGVRDEAKMLGGLGGCGRELCCASWLREFTPVSIRMAKEQNLSLNPAKISGICGRLMCCLKYESEVYEIARGEYPDVGARVETPAGEGKVTGVNIFRNTVSVELKDSKHVQYFPLKQLKTLPKR; encoded by the coding sequence ATGACCGGGCAACTGGTTGGAGTTCAGTTTAAGAAAACCGGCAAGACGTATTATTTTGATCCCGGCGCCCTGGATTTGGAAAAGGGTGCGGGAGTGATCGTGGAGACGGTGCGGGGGTTGGAATACGGCACTGTGGTCATCGGGCCCCGCCCCCGGGATGGCGAGGACGGCGAACAACTGCTGAAACCGGTGGTGCGCAAGGTCACCGACGAGGACTTGAAGTGCCTGGCCGAGCTGCAGGAAAAGGAAACGCGGGCCTTTCAGATCGGGGAGGACAAGATCAAGGCGCACGGCCTGCCGATGAAGCTGGTGGGCGTGGACTACACCTTCGACGCCAGCAAAGTGATTTTCTACTTCACGGCCGAGGGCCGGGTTGATTTCCGCGAGCTGGTCCGGGACCTGGCTTCGGTTTTCCGTACCCGTATCGAACTGCGGCAGATCGGCGTGCGCGACGAGGCGAAGATGCTGGGCGGGCTCGGCGGTTGCGGCCGGGAGCTTTGTTGCGCGTCCTGGCTGCGCGAGTTCACCCCGGTCTCGATCAGGATGGCCAAGGAGCAGAACCTCTCGCTCAACCCGGCCAAGATCTCGGGTATCTGCGGCCGGTTGATGTGCTGCTTGAAGTACGAGAGCGAAGTGTATGAGATCGCCCGGGGTGAGTACCCTGATGTCGGGGCCCGGGTGGAAACCCCCGCCGGGGAGGGAAAGGTGACCGGGGTGAACATCTTCCGGAACACCGTGAGCGTGGAACTCAAAGATTCCAAACACGTGCAGTACTTCCCGTTGAAGCAGTTGAAAACCCTGCCCAAGCGCTAG
- the holB gene encoding DNA polymerase III subunit delta', protein MLDGIIGQELAKRYFQRAVDGGRLAHAYLFHGPAGVGKKSLARALAQALVCNAGGKAFCSVCPTCRMFVAGSHPDFRVLDGARKSIGIAEVRELQQTLVYRPYGTRHLCLVQEAEGLTAEAANAFLKTLEEPPAPALFILTSSRPARLPPTVASRCLRIPFRPLTTDEITSGLETMGFKGDVALLAARLAGGSLGRAAELAAGGDGPDWQEKAAHLAHAFLSGIGTAELFARARELGERAEMLARTEHLLLWYRDLLLWREAGAEELLTNVNRLEQIRVQARLADGPALVRRIGVIEDTRKKLLANANVRLAAEVLCLRLAGPAEEEQDGYDRATGWSSV, encoded by the coding sequence TTGCTGGACGGGATCATCGGGCAGGAACTGGCCAAGAGGTATTTTCAGAGGGCGGTTGACGGCGGCCGCCTGGCGCACGCCTACCTGTTTCACGGTCCGGCGGGGGTGGGCAAGAAAAGCCTGGCCCGGGCGCTGGCCCAGGCCTTGGTCTGCAACGCCGGAGGAAAGGCTTTCTGCAGTGTTTGCCCCACTTGCCGGATGTTCGTCGCCGGTTCCCACCCCGACTTCCGGGTCCTGGACGGTGCCCGGAAGTCGATCGGGATCGCCGAGGTGCGGGAGCTGCAGCAAACACTCGTCTACCGGCCGTACGGGACGCGGCACCTGTGCCTGGTGCAGGAAGCCGAAGGCCTGACCGCGGAAGCGGCCAATGCCTTTCTAAAGACTCTGGAGGAACCGCCGGCCCCGGCCCTGTTTATCCTGACCAGTTCCCGGCCCGCTCGGCTGCCGCCCACGGTGGCCTCCCGCTGCTTGAGGATCCCCTTCCGGCCGCTGACCACGGATGAAATCACTTCCGGACTGGAGACAATGGGGTTTAAGGGGGACGTGGCGCTGCTGGCGGCCCGCCTGGCCGGGGGCAGCCTGGGACGGGCGGCCGAACTGGCTGCCGGCGGGGATGGTCCGGACTGGCAGGAAAAGGCGGCGCACCTGGCGCACGCGTTCCTTTCCGGGATCGGGACCGCTGAGTTGTTCGCCCGGGCCCGGGAACTCGGGGAGCGGGCCGAAATGCTGGCGCGGACCGAGCACCTGCTCCTCTGGTACCGGGACCTCTTGCTGTGGCGGGAGGCCGGCGCCGAGGAATTGCTGACCAATGTGAACCGCCTGGAACAGATCCGGGTGCAGGCGCGTTTGGCGGACGGCCCGGCTCTGGTGCGGAGAATCGGCGTTATTGAAGATACGAGAAAGAAACTGCTGGCCAACGCGAACGTGCGCCTGGCGGCGGAGGTTTTATGCCTGCGCCTGGCCGGGCCGGCCGAGGAGGAACAGGACGGATATGACCGGGCAACTGGTTGGAGTTCAGTTTAA
- the tmk gene encoding dTMP kinase: protein MSGVFIVFEGIDGAGKTTQLARLHEALRLKRHRVLATREPGGTRIGEAVRRVLLDTGNSGMTGETEALLYAAARSQFTAEVVRPALARGEIVLSDRFLDSSLAYQGFGRGLELDGLRRVNLLATGGLRPDLTVLLDLPAHAAMARLNPDRRDRLEQEGAAFFERVRRGYLELASADPGSYLIVNAEREAKACASAIWARVGVLLPPGPV from the coding sequence GTGAGCGGCGTTTTCATCGTTTTTGAGGGTATAGACGGCGCCGGGAAGACCACCCAGCTCGCGCGGCTTCACGAGGCGCTCCGGCTAAAGCGCCACCGGGTGCTGGCGACCCGCGAGCCGGGCGGGACCCGGATCGGCGAGGCCGTGCGGCGGGTGCTGCTGGACACCGGGAACAGCGGGATGACCGGAGAAACCGAGGCGCTGCTCTACGCGGCCGCCAGGTCCCAGTTCACGGCCGAGGTGGTAAGGCCGGCGCTGGCGCGTGGGGAGATCGTCTTAAGCGACCGCTTTTTGGACTCCTCCCTGGCTTACCAGGGTTTCGGGCGCGGGCTGGAACTGGACGGGCTGCGCCGGGTGAATCTCCTGGCCACCGGCGGTTTGCGGCCCGACCTGACCGTGCTTTTGGACCTGCCGGCGCACGCCGCCATGGCCCGGCTGAACCCGGACCGCCGGGACCGCCTGGAGCAGGAGGGAGCAGCCTTTTTTGAACGGGTGCGCCGCGGTTACCTGGAGCTGGCGTCGGCCGATCCCGGGTCCTATTTGATTGTCAACGCCGAACGGGAGGCAAAAGCGTGCGCGTCCGCGATTTGGGCGCGGGTGGGGGTTTTGTTGCCGCCCGGACCGGTTTGA
- a CDS encoding aminotransferase class I/II-fold pyridoxal phosphate-dependent enzyme, whose translation MNQRRAPLFEALKHHVLQNYAGFHFPGHGGGGFPRGFPGGREFCRFDLTELPGLDDLHAPAGPIARAQELAAALYGADRTFFLVNGSTAGVQALLLAATAPGEKVLVPRNAHRAVIGGLVLSGADPVYVTPPYDSDWGFCRPSRPADLRAALRAHPGVRAVLLTHPDYYGQAAVDAETAAVLKESGALFLADEAHGAHLPFHAAMPAPALGLGAAAAAQSLHKLGGALTQASLLHLKGTGLSPARVGRALALLQTSSPSYLLMASLDLARRQLAVSGERLLGRAVELAGRLRRGLAALGGVEVFDAGPGRADPTKVPVSTRGLGLSGYQAAAWLRERHAVQVEAAGRDHLLFVVGLGTRAPDVARALSAFRALVREHLSSGLRPPFWPVPPAQKVLTPRESWFLPARAVPLREASGLVAAETVSLCPPGIPIVFPGEKLTPEVLEYILEIRAGGVAFQAAEPGLETILVHDG comes from the coding sequence GTGAACCAACGGCGGGCGCCCCTGTTTGAGGCCCTGAAGCACCATGTGCTCCAAAACTACGCGGGCTTTCACTTTCCGGGGCACGGCGGGGGAGGCTTTCCCCGGGGTTTTCCCGGCGGTCGTGAGTTCTGCCGGTTCGACCTGACCGAGCTGCCCGGGCTGGACGACCTGCACGCGCCCGCGGGCCCGATCGCCCGGGCCCAGGAATTGGCGGCGGCTTTGTACGGGGCCGACCGTACTTTTTTTCTGGTGAACGGGAGCACGGCCGGGGTGCAGGCCCTCCTGCTGGCGGCCACGGCCCCCGGGGAAAAGGTGCTGGTGCCTCGAAACGCGCACCGCGCGGTGATCGGGGGCCTGGTGCTTTCGGGGGCCGATCCGGTGTACGTCACGCCGCCCTACGACTCCGACTGGGGCTTCTGCCGCCCCTCCCGGCCGGCCGACCTCCGGGCCGCCCTGCGGGCGCATCCCGGCGTCCGGGCCGTACTCTTGACCCACCCGGACTACTACGGGCAGGCCGCGGTGGATGCTGAAACGGCCGCGGTGCTTAAGGAGTCCGGAGCCCTATTCTTGGCCGACGAGGCTCACGGGGCGCACCTGCCGTTTCACGCCGCGATGCCGGCGCCGGCCTTGGGGCTTGGGGCGGCGGCGGCGGCGCAGAGCCTGCACAAGCTGGGCGGCGCCCTGACCCAGGCTTCGTTGCTGCACCTCAAAGGGACAGGCCTTTCCCCCGCGCGGGTGGGCCGGGCGCTGGCCTTGCTCCAGACTTCCAGCCCCTCGTATCTGCTGATGGCCTCCCTGGACCTGGCCCGGCGGCAACTGGCCGTCTCCGGAGAACGGCTTTTGGGACGGGCGGTGGAACTCGCCGGCCGCCTGCGCCGGGGATTGGCGGCGCTGGGCGGGGTGGAGGTTTTCGACGCCGGGCCGGGCCGGGCCGACCCGACCAAGGTGCCGGTGTCCACCCGCGGCCTGGGTTTGAGCGGGTACCAGGCGGCCGCCTGGCTGCGCGAGAGGCACGCCGTTCAGGTGGAAGCGGCCGGCCGGGATCACCTTTTGTTTGTGGTCGGGCTGGGGACGCGGGCCCCGGATGTCGCCCGGGCCCTGAGCGCTTTTCGCGCTCTGGTCCGGGAGCACCTCTCCTCCGGCCTCCGACCTCCATTTTGGCCTGTTCCCCCGGCCCAAAAGGTGCTTACCCCGCGGGAGAGCTGGTTTTTGCCGGCCCGGGCCGTGCCGCTCCGGGAAGCGTCCGGCCTGGTGGCCGCGGAAACGGTCAGCCTGTGTCCGCCGGGAATTCCGATCGTGTTTCCGGGTGAAAAACTGACCCCGGAAGTGTTAGAATATATTCTGGAAATCCGGGCCGGGGGAGTGGCCTTTCAAGCCGCTGAACCCGGCCTGGAAACCATATTGGTGCACGACGGGTGA
- a CDS encoding pro-sigmaK processing inhibitor BofA family protein, producing the protein MDWKLILLGFLGLAGLYLVGSFFLTPLKYLYRLFAYAAVGVILLVVVNLGGSFFGFHVVLNPFTVLTAGLLQVPGVILLVLLTLMI; encoded by the coding sequence GTGGACTGGAAACTGATTCTGTTGGGTTTCTTGGGGTTGGCGGGGCTGTACCTGGTGGGGTCGTTTTTCCTGACGCCTTTGAAATACCTGTACCGCCTGTTTGCTTACGCCGCCGTGGGGGTCATCCTGCTGGTGGTGGTGAACTTGGGCGGGTCCTTCTTTGGGTTTCACGTCGTCCTCAATCCGTTCACCGTCCTGACTGCCGGTCTGCTCCAGGTGCCGGGAGTGATTCTCCTGGTCCTGCTTACGCTGATGATCTGA